A window of the Candidatus Jettenia caeni genome harbors these coding sequences:
- a CDS encoding transposase: protein MSGIRKQCELLGLHRSNVYYEPVEVSDETIEVMHRIDGIFTESPFYGSRRIREALRREGINISRERVQSFMRQMGLRAIYPRGNFSKKQPGHKIYPYLLSDMRISYPNQIWASDITYIRLRQGFLYLVAIIDWHSRYVLSWRLSNSMDVYFCREALEDALGKGCPEIFNSDQGSQFTCNDFTGILVGKGIAISMDGRGRVFDNIFTERLWRSIK, encoded by the coding sequence ATGTCAGGTATAAGGAAGCAGTGCGAGCTTTTGGGTCTGCATAGATCAAATGTTTATTATGAACCGGTAGAGGTATCAGATGAGACAATAGAGGTTATGCACCGAATAGATGGGATATTTACCGAGAGTCCATTCTATGGGAGTCGGAGGATAAGAGAGGCATTAAGACGAGAGGGAATTAATATAAGTAGGGAAAGAGTGCAGTCTTTTATGAGACAGATGGGACTGCGAGCAATATATCCGAGAGGGAATTTCAGCAAGAAACAACCTGGGCACAAAATATATCCCTACTTACTAAGTGATATGAGGATCAGTTATCCCAACCAGATATGGGCAAGCGATATCACGTATATTCGGTTAAGGCAAGGGTTTTTATATCTGGTAGCAATAATCGATTGGCACAGTCGTTATGTGTTGTCATGGCGTTTGAGTAATAGCATGGACGTTTATTTTTGTAGAGAGGCATTGGAGGATGCCTTGGGAAAGGGATGTCCAGAGATATTTAACAGTGATCAGGGTTCTCAGTTTACCTGTAATGATTTTACCGGGATTCTCGTGGGTAAAGGAATAGCGATCAGTATGGATGGTCGGGGTCGAGTGTTTGATAACATTTTTACGGAAAGGCTTTGGAGGAGTATAAAGTAA
- a CDS encoding transposase produces MKQQKRDVKKLAGTDKRPLQEQKKKKSKKDYRVRNWSEYTEALRQRGSLDVWIDEGVQEKWNAEPTGQRGSPPTYSDLAITSTLQLGIVFHQRLRQTEGLVKSLFRLMNIPLKVPDYSTLSRRGETVGISLAKEKKENLVLVLDSSGLKVYGEGEWKVRQHGYTKRRTWRKIHLSITPDGEIRAQELTENSTGDSEVVDKLLSQEESRIDTFAGDGSYDKRKVYESCKRRGILRILIPPRKDAKIWQHGNCSTEPHVRDETIRHIRRTSLRQWKERVGYHVRSLVENAIFRFKTIFGDRLYARNLAQQRTEVGIKASVLNRMMKLGMPESYAIS; encoded by the coding sequence ATGAAGCAACAGAAACGGGACGTAAAGAAACTAGCAGGAACAGATAAAAGGCCGCTCCAAGAACAGAAAAAGAAGAAATCAAAGAAGGACTACCGGGTAAGAAACTGGTCAGAGTATACAGAGGCATTAAGACAAAGAGGGTCTCTTGATGTATGGATAGACGAGGGGGTACAAGAGAAATGGAATGCAGAGCCAACGGGCCAAAGAGGGTCTCCCCCTACGTATAGTGATCTGGCCATAACATCAACGCTTCAGTTGGGTATCGTATTTCATCAAAGACTTCGTCAAACAGAAGGATTAGTCAAATCACTGTTTCGGCTCATGAATATCCCTCTGAAGGTTCCTGATTATTCAACCCTGTCTCGAAGAGGTGAAACAGTGGGAATTTCTTTAGCGAAAGAGAAGAAAGAGAATCTGGTATTAGTCCTTGATAGCAGTGGGTTAAAGGTCTATGGGGAAGGGGAATGGAAGGTAAGACAGCATGGATATACCAAGAGAAGAACATGGAGAAAGATTCATTTGTCCATTACTCCTGATGGAGAGATAAGAGCACAAGAGCTTACCGAGAATAGTACTGGTGATTCAGAGGTAGTAGATAAGCTTCTAAGCCAGGAAGAGTCAAGGATTGATACCTTTGCCGGTGATGGCTCCTATGATAAGAGGAAGGTCTATGAGAGTTGTAAGAGAAGAGGGATTCTCAGAATACTTATTCCTCCGAGGAAGGATGCAAAGATATGGCAGCATGGCAACTGCAGTACAGAGCCACATGTCCGAGATGAGACGATAAGGCATATCAGAAGAACTTCCCTAAGACAGTGGAAAGAGCGTGTTGGTTACCACGTCCGCTCTCTGGTTGAGAATGCGATATTTCGATTCAAAACCATCTTTGGCGATAGGCTTTATGCCAGAAATCTTGCTCAACAAAGAACAGAAGTAGGTATCAAGGCATCTGTTTTAAACCGTATGATGAAATTAGGAATGCCGGAAAGTTATGCGATCTCATAA
- a CDS encoding methyltransferase, producing the protein MYKTEISSITNMSLAELEAVCASIGEPVYRAKQILSWIYNKGATDFNQMSNLPKDLRRKLAEKCQVFQTTVDTLTQTKDGTEKFLVRLPDGNEIECVLLREGKRITVCVSTQVGCAMACRFCASGMPGLERNLNAGEIVEQALHVKNHLPPDERLTNIVFMGIGEPLANYDNVIKAIRIINAKWGLGIGARRITISTVGNIRGIHRLAQEELQINLAISLHAPDDVTRSKIIPSNKKTGIKNIIAATQEYFQSTGRDISFEYILIDGMNASRQDAESLARLLKGIQCNINLLPLNPIEEFNFKPPSREAIETFCKILKKHGLIVTLRRKKGDHINAACGQLRLQSINFYGKD; encoded by the coding sequence ATGTATAAAACAGAAATTTCCTCAATTACCAATATGTCTTTGGCAGAACTCGAGGCAGTATGCGCCTCAATCGGAGAGCCTGTTTACAGGGCCAAACAAATACTTTCCTGGATTTATAACAAAGGGGCAACCGATTTTAACCAGATGTCTAACCTGCCGAAAGACCTGAGAAGGAAGCTTGCAGAAAAGTGCCAGGTCTTCCAAACAACAGTCGATACCCTTACACAAACAAAAGATGGAACAGAGAAATTCTTAGTTCGTTTACCTGATGGGAATGAAATTGAGTGTGTCTTATTACGGGAAGGCAAAAGAATCACCGTATGCGTTTCAACTCAGGTAGGTTGTGCGATGGCCTGCCGGTTTTGCGCTAGCGGCATGCCCGGTTTGGAAAGAAACCTTAACGCCGGTGAAATTGTTGAACAAGCCCTTCATGTTAAAAATCATCTTCCGCCTGACGAACGCCTTACCAATATTGTCTTTATGGGTATAGGCGAACCCCTTGCAAATTATGATAATGTTATCAAGGCCATCAGGATCATAAATGCCAAATGGGGGTTAGGAATTGGGGCACGGCGCATCACTATCTCAACCGTTGGAAATATTCGTGGTATACACCGATTGGCTCAAGAGGAACTCCAGATAAATCTGGCAATATCCCTTCACGCGCCAGATGATGTTACCCGGTCTAAAATAATTCCATCGAACAAAAAAACTGGTATTAAAAATATTATAGCTGCAACTCAGGAATATTTTCAAAGTACCGGAAGAGATATCAGTTTTGAATATATCTTAATTGATGGCATGAATGCATCCAGACAAGATGCTGAATCACTGGCCCGTTTACTCAAGGGTATCCAATGCAACATCAATCTTCTTCCCTTAAATCCCATCGAAGAATTCAACTTCAAGCCTCCATCACGAGAAGCAATTGAAACGTTTTGTAAGATATTGAAAAAACACGGCCTTATTGTCACTTTACGAAGGAAAAAGGGTGATCATATCAATGCCGCATGTGGTCAACTCCGCCTACAAAGTATAAATTTTTATGGAAAAGATTAG
- a CDS encoding putative protease, with translation MKHASAEDGKAKGAGEDVSISFGIRALAGEMTAWGYYGQELGEAESNPKSIHKRLTLGMHTAYARAITNAKKKAEFQSLAPSLREVNLAKIDICNDTIHATFDEDPRNVLLKDIVTLCTTTSQDMRSISKDVRYTYAYVQTGINRELFCSTEGACIDQSYALTQGVVSVVAQKVGGIPEICYDYVGDLRGWEVLKNKNVYQQSFDEFALLRTRETLELIDAEFLSATDEPVIVVTNPHFNALLVHEIVGHPTEADRALKLETAYAGRSWLFRDFDDNELGKQIASPLLTAYSDPSIHGYGHYKYDMEGTPGKRVNLIENGIFKGFMNGREQAAILNQPPNGSMRATESYYVPVVRMTNTVFANGDTPPSEIIAEVRDGYYIVNHRIPSISESRENFRISSQRVYKIKNGQITTLYRQGGITADSKDFLMNIDAVGNDFEVFPIPHCGKGQPMQIMRVGNGSPTLRSKARLTGHQEL, from the coding sequence ATGAAACATGCAAGCGCTGAGGACGGCAAGGCTAAAGGGGCGGGAGAAGATGTCTCCATCTCTTTTGGAATCAGGGCGCTAGCTGGTGAAATGACTGCATGGGGATATTACGGCCAGGAACTGGGAGAGGCTGAATCTAACCCGAAAAGTATTCATAAAAGACTCACGTTAGGAATGCATACGGCATATGCACGGGCTATTACCAATGCAAAGAAAAAGGCAGAGTTTCAATCTCTTGCCCCCTCATTAAGGGAAGTAAATCTCGCTAAAATTGACATCTGCAATGATACCATTCATGCTACCTTCGATGAGGACCCCAGAAATGTACTCTTGAAAGATATCGTTACTCTGTGCACAACAACATCTCAAGATATGCGCAGTATTAGCAAAGATGTGCGCTATACGTATGCCTATGTGCAAACAGGTATAAACAGGGAGCTCTTTTGTAGCACTGAAGGCGCCTGTATTGACCAATCATATGCGCTTACGCAGGGAGTGGTCTCTGTAGTAGCACAAAAGGTTGGCGGTATTCCGGAAATCTGTTATGATTATGTAGGAGACCTTCGCGGATGGGAAGTTCTCAAAAATAAAAATGTTTATCAGCAATCATTTGATGAATTTGCGTTATTGCGGACACGTGAGACCCTGGAGCTTATCGATGCAGAATTTTTATCCGCTACAGACGAACCGGTTATCGTGGTGACAAATCCACATTTTAATGCGCTCCTCGTCCATGAGATTGTAGGGCATCCAACCGAAGCTGACAGGGCGCTGAAATTAGAAACGGCATACGCAGGACGGTCATGGCTATTCCGGGATTTTGATGATAATGAATTGGGGAAACAGATTGCATCGCCACTCTTAACTGCATATTCTGACCCATCTATACATGGATATGGACATTATAAATACGATATGGAAGGAACACCCGGTAAACGGGTAAATCTCATTGAGAACGGGATATTCAAAGGGTTTATGAACGGACGTGAACAGGCTGCAATTCTTAACCAGCCTCCAAATGGCTCAATGAGAGCAACAGAATCGTATTACGTCCCTGTTGTACGAATGACCAATACCGTTTTTGCAAACGGAGATACCCCTCCCTCAGAGATAATTGCTGAAGTCAGGGATGGATATTATATCGTCAATCATCGGATTCCATCTATTAGCGAATCCCGGGAAAATTTCCGTATATCATCTCAGAGGGTATACAAAATAAAAAATGGACAGATTACAACCTTGTACCGGCAAGGTGGTATCACGGCAGATTCAAAAGACTTTTTAATGAATATCGATGCTGTTGGAAATGATTTTGAAGTCTTTCCCATCCCTCATTGTGGAAAGGGTCAGCCTATGCAAATAATGCGTGTTGGAAACGGCAGTCCAACATTGCGTTCCAAAGCAAGATTAACAGGACATCAGGAATTATGA
- a CDS encoding putative protease, translating into MITIEELRTCIRNGMDFVKKQKDVIDAEIFASWNEHITVRLNYTSDIPCNGVHEPKSTQMNGISLWVVFRAGKGIKVGFGSVSNTISQKGIREAFRKARKNRIYDPDFKSLPIPAGKPTLENYHDPAAMEMSDETIVDLGWKGLKGALTEFNKGHFNKSIIVGGDITIIKERVAIANTHGIDDFDESTILTTNITSMIEKERVKGTGWTTSAHMPSFNPEEAGKESAESAIKTIGGERISSGTYNVIFGRQPLTDLFTNIIIPALSLSTVNVSDTPFLKKLGQRVTSDLLNVYDDGTIKGAAGSKRISCEGIPTGRTNLIYNGFLVGFLANNYLSQKLGNVFTSFIPRNGFRYYKGGRSHAIQPRICPTNIVIEGKDEIDRQSLFSKIHNGVYIGRIWYTYPINGLAAGDFTSTIIADSYLVEKGKIVKPLQPNTVRINSNIKDILNNIIALSKDKKQTIVWGGEEIVLAPEMAVQGVKLDNISGFTP; encoded by the coding sequence ATGATAACAATAGAAGAACTGAGGACATGCATACGTAACGGGATGGATTTCGTAAAAAAACAAAAGGATGTTATTGATGCAGAGATATTCGCATCATGGAACGAACATATCACCGTACGATTAAACTATACATCTGATATCCCCTGCAATGGAGTTCATGAGCCAAAATCAACTCAAATGAATGGTATTAGCTTATGGGTTGTTTTTCGTGCAGGGAAGGGGATAAAGGTAGGATTTGGCAGTGTTTCCAACACGATAAGTCAAAAAGGCATTAGAGAAGCATTCCGAAAGGCAAGGAAAAATAGAATATATGACCCCGATTTCAAATCTCTTCCCATACCGGCAGGGAAACCAACCTTAGAAAACTATCACGACCCGGCAGCAATGGAGATGAGTGATGAAACAATTGTAGATTTAGGCTGGAAAGGACTAAAAGGGGCGCTTACAGAATTCAACAAAGGGCATTTTAATAAATCCATCATAGTCGGCGGCGATATCACCATCATAAAAGAGCGTGTAGCTATCGCAAATACACACGGTATTGATGACTTTGATGAGTCTACCATCCTTACGACAAACATTACCTCTATGATTGAGAAGGAAAGAGTCAAAGGCACAGGATGGACAACAAGCGCCCATATGCCCTCTTTTAACCCCGAAGAGGCAGGAAAAGAATCGGCTGAAAGCGCAATAAAGACTATTGGCGGAGAAAGGATATCATCAGGAACTTACAACGTTATTTTTGGAAGACAACCTTTGACAGATCTCTTTACAAACATTATAATTCCTGCTTTAAGTCTTTCAACAGTTAATGTATCGGATACACCTTTCCTCAAAAAATTAGGACAAAGGGTTACATCAGACTTATTAAATGTCTATGATGATGGTACGATAAAGGGCGCTGCCGGTAGTAAAAGAATCTCGTGTGAAGGAATTCCTACGGGAAGAACCAATCTTATTTATAACGGATTTTTGGTAGGTTTTCTTGCAAATAATTATCTCTCTCAAAAGCTGGGAAATGTCTTTACTTCATTTATACCGAGGAATGGATTCCGGTATTATAAAGGCGGGAGAAGTCATGCGATACAACCGAGGATATGTCCAACTAATATTGTTATAGAAGGTAAGGATGAAATAGACAGGCAATCTCTCTTCTCAAAAATACATAATGGTGTTTATATCGGTAGAATTTGGTATACTTATCCTATTAATGGTCTTGCCGCAGGAGACTTTACGAGTACAATCATTGCGGATTCCTACCTGGTAGAGAAAGGGAAAATTGTTAAACCTTTACAACCTAACACGGTAAGGATCAATAGTAATATAAAAGATATACTCAATAATATCATTGCTCTATCAAAAGATAAAAAACAAACGATTGTCTGGGGAGGAGAGGAAATTGTACTGGCGCCAGAAATGGCTGTTCAAGGTGTTAAACTGGATAATATCTCAGGTTTTACCCCTTAA
- a CDS encoding ferredoxin, giving the protein MRAKVDPDICTGCELCTQTCPEVFYMNGDIAETKDTDVPSDIQDSCRQAAEECPVEAIIISD; this is encoded by the coding sequence ATGCGTGCTAAAGTAGATCCGGATATCTGTACAGGTTGTGAACTTTGTACACAAACATGTCCTGAAGTTTTTTATATGAATGGTGATATAGCTGAAACGAAAGACACTGACGTACCGTCAGATATTCAAGATTCCTGTAGACAAGCAGCGGAAGAGTGTCCGGTAGAGGCAATTATCATCAGCGATTAG
- a CDS encoding 50S ribosomal protein L34, with protein sequence MKVNIRKSSIKHKRMCGFRKRMRTKGGRAILKRRRRIGRRPLLDV encoded by the coding sequence ATGAAGGTTAATATCAGGAAGAGTTCTATAAAACATAAAAGGATGTGTGGTTTCAGGAAGCGGATGCGAACTAAGGGTGGACGCGCGATCTTGAAAAGAAGAAGAAGGATTGGGAGAAGGCCGCTCCTTGATGTCTAG
- a CDS encoding glycine dehydrogenase subunit II, with product MNQIEPLIFDKTSPGRRCFVFPACDVPVKPITELLARDMLRKKETKLPEVSEIDVVRHFTRLSQMNYCVDTNFYPLGSCTMKYNPKTNEEAARLDGFTQLHPYQSVEQCQGILKLLYDLEQMLKDISGMSAFTLQPAAGAHGELTGMLIIRAYLEKKGEKRRKIIIPDSAHGTNPASAALCGYETESIRSHANGLVDIKKLKEIFTQDTAAIMITNPNTLGLFEKDILEICKIAHNMGGLVYCDGANMNALLGIARPGDMGVDILHLNLHKTFSTPHGGGGPGAGPIGVTDELASFLPVPGIKAVDKLITKSIGNDVQKKYILHYDYPDSIGKIRAFYGHIGMMVRAYTYLLSLGKEGVCKVGKYAVLNANYLRYKLEKQYDIPYGKTCMHEFVISATRQKKKGISALDIAKKLLDYGFHAPTIYFPLIVEEAIMIEPAETESRETLDAFAAAMIQIASDIEQQSDVVHNSPKTTPISRPDEVKAAREPILRWDKK from the coding sequence ATGAACCAAATTGAACCTCTTATATTTGATAAAACATCGCCTGGCAGACGATGTTTTGTTTTTCCCGCTTGTGATGTTCCCGTCAAACCTATAACAGAGCTTCTTGCCCGGGATATGTTAAGGAAGAAAGAAACAAAACTGCCTGAGGTCTCAGAGATTGATGTTGTGCGGCATTTTACGAGACTCTCACAAATGAACTACTGTGTAGATACTAATTTTTATCCGTTGGGGTCCTGCACCATGAAATACAATCCCAAGACGAATGAAGAGGCAGCGCGGTTGGATGGTTTTACACAACTGCACCCCTATCAGTCTGTTGAGCAATGTCAGGGTATTTTAAAACTATTATATGACCTTGAGCAAATGCTCAAAGATATTTCCGGGATGTCGGCCTTCACATTGCAACCGGCAGCCGGGGCTCACGGCGAGCTAACCGGCATGTTGATCATTCGCGCCTATCTGGAAAAAAAGGGTGAGAAAAGGCGCAAGATTATCATTCCTGATTCAGCGCATGGCACAAACCCTGCATCTGCTGCTCTTTGTGGGTACGAAACAGAATCAATCCGGTCCCATGCAAATGGCCTTGTCGATATAAAAAAATTAAAAGAAATCTTTACCCAGGATACAGCGGCAATTATGATTACCAACCCTAACACCCTGGGTTTATTTGAGAAAGATATTTTGGAAATCTGTAAAATTGCCCATAATATGGGGGGGCTTGTTTATTGCGATGGGGCAAATATGAATGCACTGCTGGGCATTGCCAGGCCAGGAGATATGGGGGTAGACATCTTACACCTGAACCTTCACAAGACCTTTTCTACACCACACGGCGGAGGAGGGCCTGGCGCTGGTCCTATTGGTGTTACTGATGAATTAGCTTCTTTTTTACCTGTTCCAGGGATTAAAGCAGTGGATAAGTTAATTACAAAAAGCATCGGGAATGATGTGCAGAAAAAATATATTTTACATTATGACTATCCTGATTCAATAGGAAAGATTAGAGCATTTTATGGCCATATTGGTATGATGGTCAGGGCATATACCTATTTGTTATCGTTAGGAAAAGAGGGTGTTTGTAAGGTTGGTAAATACGCTGTTTTAAATGCTAATTATTTACGGTACAAGCTTGAAAAACAGTATGATATTCCTTACGGTAAAACGTGTATGCATGAATTTGTTATCTCTGCCACAAGGCAAAAGAAGAAGGGCATTTCAGCTTTGGATATTGCCAAGAAGCTGCTTGACTACGGCTTCCATGCCCCTACAATTTACTTCCCATTAATTGTGGAAGAGGCTATTATGATAGAACCTGCAGAAACGGAATCACGTGAGACATTAGATGCTTTTGCTGCTGCTATGATTCAGATAGCCTCAGATATCGAACAACAATCCGATGTAGTGCATAATTCACCGAAAACCACACCCATAAGCCGTCCTGATGAGGTTAAGGCTGCACGTGAACCAATCCTGCGATGGGATAAAAAATAA
- a CDS encoding glycine dehydrogenase subunit I — protein MDYIPNTEHDGEMMLGEMKVPSFESLLKDIPAPLRNFSLSLHQGLSEPEVLRVLRDLSGGNISTDAYISFLGAGAYEHYIPSIVDHLASRSEFYTCYTPYQPEVSQGTLQVIYEFQTVMCELTGMDVSNASLYDGSTALAEAALLSLRLHEKNKIICSRAIHPEYRQVLKTYLKGLHTEIIEIDTPEGITDTDQLKKMADDKTSAVLIQSPNFFGCIEDMETISTIAHKQGALFIACVNPISLGVLKSPGEYDADIAVGEAQVLGNYINYGGPYLGFFTVKKEFLRRMPGRIVGETVDSEGRRCFVLTLQAREQHIRRQKATSNICTNQGLLALRACIYVCALGKTGMAELANLNIQKSHYAYERLCALNTVKPVFKTPFFHEFVLKAQGNIPVNKMNEYLLKKGIIGGLELSGFYPELDNCMLLCVTETKTKESIDRLILELSQI, from the coding sequence ATGGATTACATTCCAAACACTGAACATGACGGGGAAATGATGCTTGGAGAGATGAAGGTACCTTCCTTTGAATCGCTCCTTAAAGATATTCCTGCTCCCCTACGGAATTTTTCCTTATCACTTCATCAGGGTCTTTCAGAACCAGAAGTATTAAGGGTATTACGGGATTTAAGTGGAGGAAATATCAGTACCGATGCATACATTTCTTTTTTAGGCGCTGGCGCTTACGAACATTATATTCCATCCATCGTGGACCATTTGGCATCGAGGAGTGAATTTTATACCTGTTATACCCCTTATCAGCCTGAAGTAAGCCAGGGCACACTTCAGGTCATTTATGAATTCCAAACGGTGATGTGCGAACTAACAGGTATGGATGTGTCGAATGCCTCTCTGTACGATGGCTCTACGGCCCTGGCTGAGGCGGCGCTATTATCTTTGCGCTTACATGAGAAGAACAAGATTATTTGTTCCCGGGCGATTCATCCGGAATACCGGCAGGTACTTAAAACATATCTCAAGGGATTGCATACGGAAATTATTGAAATAGATACGCCGGAAGGGATAACCGATACAGATCAATTGAAAAAGATGGCAGATGATAAAACATCTGCCGTGCTTATTCAAAGTCCAAACTTTTTTGGTTGTATTGAAGATATGGAGACCATCTCAACTATTGCTCATAAGCAGGGCGCCTTGTTTATTGCATGTGTAAATCCTATTTCACTTGGAGTGTTGAAATCTCCCGGAGAATATGATGCTGATATTGCCGTTGGAGAGGCCCAGGTATTAGGAAATTATATAAACTACGGCGGGCCGTATTTGGGTTTCTTTACGGTAAAAAAAGAATTTTTGCGCCGGATGCCTGGCCGGATTGTAGGGGAGACGGTAGATAGTGAAGGGAGAAGATGTTTTGTCCTCACCCTGCAGGCAAGGGAGCAGCATATCCGTCGTCAGAAGGCTACTTCCAACATTTGTACCAACCAGGGATTACTGGCACTCAGGGCATGTATTTATGTATGTGCATTAGGGAAAACGGGCATGGCAGAGCTGGCAAATCTTAATATACAAAAAAGTCATTATGCCTATGAAAGGCTCTGTGCCCTGAATACGGTAAAACCCGTATTCAAAACCCCCTTTTTCCATGAGTTCGTCTTAAAAGCTCAGGGCAATATCCCGGTAAACAAAATGAATGAATACCTGTTAAAAAAGGGAATTATTGGCGGATTAGAACTTTCCGGATTTTATCCTGAACTGGATAATTGCATGCTTTTGTGTGTGACAGAGACAAAAACCAAAGAATCGATTGATCGTCTGATTCTTGAATTGTCTCAGATATAA